The Stieleria maiorica genome includes the window CGCCCGTCGATCGGCGCTCCCCCGGGAAATGCCCAAAGCCACCTACTCTATGAGCCGACGGCGCTAGCCGCGGGCCTTGGATTGCCGTTCGCGACTTGTAAGGCCCGAGGCTCTTGTACGGCCCGAGGCTAGCGCCTACGGCTCAGGTTGTGATCGAATGGTGTGACGCACGCTCCACTCGATTTCGCCAATTTTCCTACCTCTCCCCCCGGCCAACGTGCCAGCAAACTCGTTGGGAACCAGGGGAAGGATGGCAGAATGATGTTTCAGCGCAAGCATGGTCTTAATCATTCTGCCCTTCTCTCGGCGCATTGCGGTACATCTCGGTCGCCGCATCGCACCGTGGGGATCCTATTCCGGGCGCGGCTGATTGCTCCAGTGGCCGCTGGGGTCCGTTCCCCGGACATGCACGCCTTTTTCGTTCCAGCCCAAGGCGGCATGAACGTCGGCGCTGCAGTAACGCAGCGTCAATCCGCAGCGTCGCCGGTCGGAGTCGTTGGCATCGCTGCCGTGCAGCAGCAAATCGGCGTGAATCGACGCCTGGCCTGCCTTCAGCGGGTCATAGACCAAGTCGCCGTATTGCTCCGGATCATCGATCGTCTGGTTCAACACGTTGTGCTCGGTCGAATCGCTGGGGCGATATGTCATGTGGCCTTTGGTGTGGGACCCGGCGACGAATTTCATACACGCGTTTTCTTGGTCGGCATCGTCAATGGCCAACCAAACGGTGACCGCCTTGCTTGGTGACAACGGCCAATAGCTGGCGTCTTGGTGCCAGGCGACCGACTTTCCATCGCCGGGCATCTTGCA containing:
- a CDS encoding phytanoyl-CoA dioxygenase family protein, whose protein sequence is MKDFKIIPTDDELENLERDLRFHPAGVADPKILSRQQIDHFNERGYIAPLEIFSGDEIAQIRDYFDDLLSKVTASGGDSYSISSAHLKYGPVYDILKDPRIVDPVADLFGENVIGWGSHFFCKMPGDGKSVAWHQDASYWPLSPSKAVTVWLAIDDADQENACMKFVAGSHTKGHMTYRPSDSTEHNVLNQTIDDPEQYGDLVYDPLKAGQASIHADLLLHGSDANDSDRRRCGLTLRYCSADVHAALGWNEKGVHVRGTDPSGHWSNQPRPE